One window of Mesorhizobium sp. PAMC28654 genomic DNA carries:
- a CDS encoding GGDEF domain-containing protein yields MLDFSSLLLAAALSGACLSGTMFAIWFTAPRARFVLTMACGILVLVAHVVLFWLYARDPSPLLCQAVLALLNLGFLVVCLSAMQYLDVRDYRSAALPSLVVLAASASATFLGFDGIGFIVTYTLVTALLAAIGVLFWVNGGGHDRRILLVVSVLSGVCGLSFGLCGAALLLKGQWVLGAAPDNWAERLNSVVSVACMTGLGALTLSLHHLQAQIELKAETMTDPLTGLMNRRALTSLYGERAFGPFMSVAMFDLDHFKRTNDVFGHPVGDQVLRRFAAVIKKYPRTGVDAFRLGGEEFAVVMSRMTQERAYDIASKIGVAFGAEVVATALGPLRSTVSGGIGFGRPDGAALDEVLAEADAALYAAKRAGRNCVMAAKTSGKADPVEPALRSA; encoded by the coding sequence ATGTTGGATTTCAGTTCGCTCCTGCTCGCGGCGGCGCTCTCAGGCGCGTGCCTGAGTGGCACCATGTTCGCGATCTGGTTCACCGCGCCACGGGCTCGCTTTGTCTTGACGATGGCATGCGGCATACTAGTGCTTGTCGCGCATGTCGTCCTGTTCTGGCTGTACGCCAGGGATCCCAGCCCCTTGCTGTGTCAGGCGGTGCTGGCGCTGCTCAACCTCGGCTTTCTCGTCGTCTGCCTCTCTGCCATGCAGTATCTGGACGTCCGCGACTACAGGAGCGCCGCCTTGCCCAGCTTGGTCGTGCTGGCGGCCAGCGCCAGCGCGACATTCCTTGGCTTCGACGGCATCGGTTTCATCGTCACTTACACATTGGTAACAGCGCTGCTCGCGGCAATAGGGGTGCTGTTCTGGGTCAATGGCGGTGGCCATGATCGCCGGATTCTGCTGGTCGTTTCAGTCCTGAGCGGTGTCTGCGGCTTGTCCTTTGGACTGTGCGGCGCGGCGCTTCTGTTGAAGGGGCAGTGGGTGCTCGGCGCCGCGCCGGACAATTGGGCCGAACGGCTGAATTCCGTGGTCTCGGTCGCTTGCATGACCGGGCTGGGCGCCCTGACGCTCTCCCTCCATCATTTGCAGGCGCAGATCGAGCTGAAGGCCGAGACGATGACCGATCCGTTGACCGGACTCATGAACCGGCGTGCCTTGACGTCACTCTATGGCGAGCGTGCTTTCGGGCCGTTCATGTCGGTCGCCATGTTCGACCTCGACCATTTCAAGAGGACGAACGATGTCTTCGGTCATCCGGTCGGCGATCAGGTTCTTCGCCGCTTTGCCGCGGTCATCAAGAAGTACCCCCGGACCGGCGTCGATGCGTTTCGATTGGGTGGCGAGGAGTTTGCCGTTGTCATGTCGCGAATGACGCAGGAGAGAGCATACGACATCGCAAGCAAGATCGGCGTCGCCTTCGGCGCCGAGGTCGTTGCCACCGCGCTTGGACCGTTGCGCAGCACCGTTAGCGGCGGCATCGGCTTTGGCCGTCCGGACGGCGCCGCTCTCGATGAAGTGCTCGCCGAAGCCGATGCGGCGCTCTATGCGGCAAAGCGCGCCGGACGAAATTGCGTCATGGCTGCCAAGACCTCTGGCAAGGCCGACCCTGTCGAGCCGGCCTTGCGCTCCGCCTGA